Within the Saccharopolyspora gloriosae genome, the region TCGGGCGCGGACGACCTGCGGGACCTGATGGAACTGTCCGCTCGCGCCGATGTGCCGGAGGTCATCGGCTATTGGGGCGAGCTGGGCGCGTTGCAGACCGCGCGCGAGCTCGGGGTGCGCGGCCTCGGCGGCGACCTGTTCATCGACGGCGCGGTCGGTTCGCGCACGGCCGCGCTGGGCGATCCCTACACGGACGATCCGACGACCTCGGGTGTGCTCTACCTGGACGCCGAAGCAGTGGCCGAGCATCTGATCGACTGCACCCGGCAGGGCTTGCAGGCCGGGTTCCACGTGATCGGCGACGCCGGGGTGGCCGAGGCCTGCGAGGGTTTCCGGCGGGCGGCGAAGGTGCTGGGCGTTCCGGCGCTGGCGAGCATGCGGCATCGCCTGGAGCACTTGGAGATGGTCGACGCGGAGCAGGCCGCCGAACTCGGCTCGTTCGGCGTCGTCGCGTCGGTGCAGCCGTCGTTCGACGCCGCCTGGGGCGGTGACTCGGACATGTACGCGCGCCGGCTCGGTGTGCAGCGGGGGACTCGGCTGAACCCGTTCTCGGCGCTCGCCGCGAACGGGATCGTGCTGGCCTTCGGTTCGGACGCCCCGGTGACCCCGGTGGATCCGTGGGCGTCGGTGCGTGCCGCGGTGCACCACCGCACGGACGGTTTCGGCATTTCGCCGCGTGCCGCGTTCACGGCGCACACCCGAGGCGGCTGGCGTGCCGCCGGGTTCGACGACGGTGTGACGGGTGCGCTGGTGCCGGGTGCTCCGGCGACCTACGCGGTGTGGGAGACGGGCGATTTGGTCGTCACAGCACCGGATTCGCGGGTGCAGCGCTGGTCGACGGACCCGCGTGCGGGCGTGCCGCCGCTGCCGGACCTGAGCCCGGGTGCTCCGTTGCCGCGCTGCCAGCGCACCGTGCTGCGCGGGCGCACTCTCTACGTCCGGGATCCTGACGAAGAGGACTGAGTCCGCTGTCGTCTCACCCGGATCGCTGTGCGGCGCCGCTGACAGGACGGGGACGAACCTGTCGGCGTGCGCCCGGCGAAGGGCTTGACGGTCCACGAGAGTTCAGGCTCGACGTGGCTCCCGGGGCGCTTCCTGGATCAGGCGCTCCTGAACGGAATACGTCCATTGGTGACGTGGATGCGATTCTGCGTCCGATTTCGCCTGCCCATTTCCGCGTCCAGGCAGTCTCTTCTTCGGTCGCGCTGGTGACGATCGGGGTGCTCGGTTACCTGGCGCCGTACCGGGCGATGGCCGCGCGAGCGCTCTCCCTCCAGCACACCGCCGCCGGGGTCGCGGCGATCAGCTCGATCGCGGTGCTCGGCGGCTTCTACGCGATCGGCATCAACCCGGGCGACGGCGACGTGCCGGTGGCCTGCACTTCCCGATCGGATGCCTGATCGTGTGCGCGGCGATGCTGTTGGCGATCCGAGTGCCCAGGGACGATGGAGCTCAGCAGTAGCGGCCGGCGGGCTCCGCGCCCGCGGTC harbors:
- a CDS encoding amidohydrolase; amino-acid sequence: MSETTLLIGGRIHSPADADATAMAVIDGTIAWVGSDRVGRALHPEAEIVDLGGAFVAPAFVDAHVHATSSGLLINGLDLTGCASLTEFLHALRDHVAEHPGALVWGHGWDETWWPERRPPSRAEIDNACGGAPVYLSRIDVHSALVSSALIERAPLARDTEGWSQDGPLTRVSHHHARSAARESLGVRQRREAQLAFLRHAASHGVASVHECAGPDISGADDLRDLMELSARADVPEVIGYWGELGALQTARELGVRGLGGDLFIDGAVGSRTAALGDPYTDDPTTSGVLYLDAEAVAEHLIDCTRQGLQAGFHVIGDAGVAEACEGFRRAAKVLGVPALASMRHRLEHLEMVDAEQAAELGSFGVVASVQPSFDAAWGGDSDMYARRLGVQRGTRLNPFSALAANGIVLAFGSDAPVTPVDPWASVRAAVHHRTDGFGISPRAAFTAHTRGGWRAAGFDDGVTGALVPGAPATYAVWETGDLVVTAPDSRVQRWSTDPRAGVPPLPDLSPGAPLPRCQRTVLRGRTLYVRDPDEED